In Procambarus clarkii isolate CNS0578487 chromosome 60, FALCON_Pclarkii_2.0, whole genome shotgun sequence, one genomic interval encodes:
- the LOC123766900 gene encoding DNA helicase MCM8: MSTNSTGGGGRGGGSGRGWRGRGSGGWRGRGGGWRGGGGGWRGGGGGWRGRAGGSWRGTNKNSRGGGMMPPPNMCRISSQSSQCADVSRLGTSQQRITSLLPQTPTPYKGWQLYMNEGYSEGSEAVTFVKAFEKYFHQIRPSMQREDIEERRAFTVNLEMLLADEMIKKKIPEISDLVITAPDRIISCLGLAMHQLLTEEVETELKREAAEVLAEGSEVADNTALDDLLPEANLPLIHARLVNQTKLTKLKNLKANCYGRLVSVKGTVVRVSSIKPLCTRLAFTCMRCGSVQGVNQTEGRYTVPTSCNVQDCRTRSFLPERSHKLTHTVDWQHFRIQEIISDDQREGGRVPRTIECEVREDLVDSCVPGDMITITGIVKVSQSQEGRGNKGDKCMFQLYVDASSVTNCKAGNDSASAVGIEFSIKDYYAIQEIQAQPNLFKLLVGSLCPAIYGHELVKAGLILCLFGGCTKCGHDRVPVRGDPHILVVGDPGLGKSQMLQACANVAPRGVYVCGNTTTTSGLTVTLCREGGSGDYALEGGALVLADQGACCIDEFDKMSNQHQALLEAMEQQCISIAKAGIVCSLPARTSILAAANPVGGHYNKAKTVSENLKMNSALLSRFDLVFILLDKPDEELDCLLSEHVMALHSGTGGKAGEVHGRGKIRKQDLLDTSSILDGDKSLRECLKYRSDEPFDPVPHQLMRKYICYSRKYVQPRLTPGAAKVLQQFYLDLRHRHQSTNSTPITTRQLESLIRLTEARARCVLREEATEDDARDVVEIMRFSMMDTFSDEFGLLDFQRSQHGSGSSNRAQMKKFVAVLQKMSDKTYKSMFSIDEMRQLARQANVQVGDFGDFIASLNHQGYLLKKGPKVYQLLTADC; encoded by the exons ATGTCAACGAACAGCACTGGAGGTGGCGGTAGAGGTGGTGGCTCTGGCCGGGGCTGGAGGGGAAGAGGAAGTGGaggatggagaggaagaggaggaggatggagaggaggaggaggaggatggagaggaggtggtggtggttggagagGCAGGGCAGGAGGAAGTTGGAGAGGAACCAACAAAAACAGTCGAG GTGGAGGTATGATGCCACCACCAAACATGTGTAGGATATCGTCTCAGAGTTCTCAGTGTGCCGATGTGTCGAGACTTGGAACATCACAACAGCGGATCACCTCACTGCTgccacagacacccacaccatacaAGGGTTGGCAACTTTACATGAATGAAG GTTATAGTGAGGGGTCTGAAGCTGTAACCTTCGTTAAAGCCTTTGAAAAGTATTTCCATCAGATTCGGCCTTCAATGCAGCGTGAGGATATTGAGGAACGTCGTGCTTTTACTGTGAATCTTGAAATGCTTTTGGCTGATGAGatgatcaagaagaaaatacctgAAATATCAGACTTAGTAATCACTGCTCCAGACAGAATAATAAGTTGCCTTGGTCTTGCAATGCATCAG CTTCTAACAGAAGAAGTTGAAACTGAACTGAAACGTGAAGCAGCAGAAGTATTAGCAGAAGGGTCAGAGGTAGCAGATAATACAGCTTTAGATGACCTTCTTCCAGAGGCTAATCTACCTTTAATTCATGCCCGACTTGTTAATCAGACTAAGTTGACGAAGCTCAAGAATCTTAAAGCCAACTGCTATG GCAGACTTGTGAGTGTCAAAGGTACAGTTGTACGTGTGAGCAGCATTAAGCCATTATGTACCAGACTGGCTTTTACCTGCATGAGATGTGGCAGCGTACAGGGAGTTAACCAGACTGAGGGCCGATACACTGTGCCTACATCTTGCAATGTTCAAGATTGCAGAACGAGATCATTTTTGCCAGAACGCTCGCACAAGCTGACACACACAGTGGATTGGCAGCATTTCAGAATACAAGAGATTATTAGTGATGATCAG AGAGAGGGAGGTCGTGTTCCACGCACAATTGAATGTGAAGTTCGAGAAGATCTTGTCGACTCGTGTGTtccaggagatatgatcactattaCTGGAATTGTCAAG GTGAGCCAGAGCCAAGAAGGCCGAGGAAACAAGGGAGACAAATGCATGTTCCAGTTATACGTTGATGCCTCGTCTGTCACCAATTGCAAGGCTGGCAATGATTCTGCATCAGCAGTTGGCATCGAGTTCAGCATTAAGGACTATTATGCTATTCAG GAGATCCAAGCACAACCAAATCTCTTCAAATTATTGGTAGGATCCCTCTGCCCGGCAATATATGGACATGAGCTTGTTAAAGCTGGTTTGATTCTCTGCCTTTTTGGGGGTTGCACTAAGTGTGGTCATGACCGTGTGCCTGTACGAGGTGACCCTCACATTCTTGTAGTGGGCGACCCAGGTTTGGGGAAAAGCCAAATGTTGCAGGCATGTGCTAATGTTGCACCGAGAG GTGTGTATGTTTGTGGAAACACAACCACAACTTCTGGCTTGACAGTCACTCTGTGTCGAGAGGGAGGCTCCGGAGATTATGCTTTGGAGGGAGGTGCCTTGGTTTTGGCCGACCAGGGAGCATGTTGTATTGACGAGTTTGATAAGATGAGCAATCAACATCAA GCACTGCTAGAAGCCATGGAACAACAGTGTATTAGTATAGCAAAGGCAGGAATTGTATGTTCGCTTCCCGCCAGAACGTCCATACTTGCTGCTGCCAATCCTGTTGGTGGCCACTATAACAAGGCCAAGACAGTCTCAGAAAATCTGAAGATGAACAGTGCACTTCTCTCAAGATTTGACCTTGTCTTCATACTTTTGGATAAACCTGATGAG gagTTGGACTGTCTTTTATCTGAGCACGTGATGGCTCTCCACAGTGGCACGGGAGGAAAAGCAGGCGAGGTCCATGGAAGAGGAAAGATCAGGAAACAAGACCTATTAGACACCTCTAGTATTCTTGATGGAGATAAGTCTTTGAG AGAGTGCCTTAAGTACCGTAGTGATGAGCCATTTGATCCTGTTCCTCACCAGCTCATGCGCAAGTATATTTGTTATTCACGAAAATATGTACAGCCACGACTCACTCCTGGTGCAGCAAAGGTACTTCAGCAATTTTATCTTGACCTTCGGCATCGTCACCAGAGTACCAACTCGACACCCATTACAACAAGACAGTTGGAATCGCTCATTAGGCTGACAGAA GCACGAGCTCGTTGTGTGTTACGAGAAGAGGCCACTGAAGATGATGCCAGAGATGTTGTGGAGATTATGCGTTTCTCTATGATGGACACCTTTTCAGACGAGTTTGGTCTTCTTGATTTCCAGAGATCTCAACATGGCTCAGGATCTAGTAATAGAGCTCAG ATGAAAAAGTTTGTGGCAGTTCTCCAAAAGATGTCAGACAAGACCTACAAATCCATGTTCAGCATTGATGAGATGAGGCAGTTAGCTCGCCAAGCAAACGTTCAAGTTGGAGACTTTGGAGACTTTATTGCAAGTCTCAATCACCAGGGATATTTGTTGAAGAAGGGTCCTAAAGTGTACCAGCTCTTAACTGCAGATTGTTAA